In the genome of Paenibacillus sp. FSL R5-0766, one region contains:
- a CDS encoding NtaA/DmoA family FMN-dependent monooxygenase (This protein belongs to a clade of FMN-dependent monooxygenases, within a broader family of flavin-dependent oxidoreductases, the luciferase-like monooxygenase (LMM) family, some of whose members use coenzyme F420 rather than FMN.) — protein MEERKLKLGGIIDGVGWNYTGWRHPHIPADASENIEYYVQKAIQLEQGKFDLIFLADVSHIGPGMIPHYLSMFEGVSILSALSMVTHSIGLTATIATSYADPFTVARQIASLDKISKGRAGWNAITSNPGGLANYSRSHLKKADLYPMKKEFLEIVEGLWDSYEDDAFIRDKERGIFYDPLKMHPLDYTGNYFSVEGPLNISRSRQGRPVVFQAGTSPEFMDIAAQHAEVIMAPGHDLEYLKAFTNELKRKVQNQGRSPYDLLMMPSHNPIVGRTEQEALEKLREIESWMPKGYRMPKPGLIGSAEQVAEQIEHWYREGIMDILLIRQDHPAGFKDFIQLVVPILQDRGIFRKEYEDDTLRGNLGLPYPENKYTK, from the coding sequence ATGGAAGAAAGAAAGCTTAAACTAGGAGGAATTATTGATGGCGTGGGTTGGAATTACACGGGTTGGAGACACCCTCATATTCCAGCAGATGCCAGTGAAAATATTGAGTATTACGTACAGAAAGCCATACAACTTGAACAGGGAAAGTTCGATCTGATCTTTTTGGCAGACGTAAGTCATATCGGACCTGGCATGATCCCGCACTATCTAAGCATGTTTGAGGGTGTATCCATTCTATCTGCATTGAGTATGGTGACTCATTCCATTGGTTTAACCGCAACGATAGCGACTTCATACGCTGATCCCTTTACGGTTGCTAGGCAAATCGCTTCCCTTGATAAGATTAGCAAAGGCAGAGCAGGGTGGAATGCAATTACCTCCAATCCTGGAGGATTAGCCAATTACAGTCGGTCCCATCTGAAGAAAGCAGATCTTTATCCCATGAAAAAAGAGTTTTTGGAGATTGTTGAAGGACTTTGGGACTCGTATGAAGATGATGCCTTTATACGTGATAAGGAACGTGGGATATTTTATGACCCGCTTAAAATGCATCCGCTAGATTATACCGGGAATTACTTTTCCGTGGAGGGTCCCTTAAACATCAGTCGATCGAGGCAAGGAAGACCAGTGGTCTTTCAAGCGGGCACCTCACCGGAGTTCATGGATATTGCTGCACAGCATGCCGAAGTCATCATGGCACCTGGACATGATTTGGAATATCTCAAGGCATTTACTAATGAACTTAAACGTAAAGTTCAAAATCAAGGGCGTTCACCATATGACCTGTTGATGATGCCTTCTCACAACCCGATCGTTGGTAGAACGGAACAAGAAGCCCTGGAAAAGCTAAGGGAAATTGAATCATGGATGCCTAAAGGTTATCGAATGCCGAAACCTGGATTGATAGGATCGGCAGAGCAGGTAGCCGAACAAATCGAACATTGGTATCGAGAAGGCATCATGGATATTTTGCTGATTAGACAAGATCATCCGGCAGGATTTAAGGACTTTATCCAATTGGTTGTTCCTATCTTGCAAGATAGAGGCATATTCCGTAAGGAATATGAGGACGACACACTTCGGGGAAATTTGGGTCTACCTTACCCAGAAAATAAATACACGAAGTAA
- a CDS encoding GH32 C-terminal domain-containing protein, with amino-acid sequence MKDKSKFAICLLMATGLTLTSNSIFTSTSVAASAVLADQETNKQAKEELDIFESASKSNTNLIGWQVKGKGGLEDTSEGILLTSQPKENVMAISETVSGDFIYEADVMIRDTKADATLLFRSNEDGLSSYMLQIVPDAGLIRLRDARNGDGRLKEERKVSVEMGQIYHLKVKAVGSSLKVYWGNQYKPLIDVQDISYQSGKLGLHVWDGSALFSNIVVSDLKGNLGTVLSSKGKWQPDINGKRGTVEQESKAQQIYNKEAADMVYEGNITLRPDSIAALAFRSSTDGAEGYEATLTKEGDQVRVSLTNTTGTVIASSQRTYPSQTGTKHHVEIKAKGDRIQVFLDGYTTAAIDVKDSTYRSGSTGIVVKKGTAYFQDTYVTELSQYYNEIYRPQYHYTPIRGSASDPNGLVYFEGEYHLFHQDGGTWAHAVSKDMLNWKRLPIALPWNDHGHVWSGSAVADMTNASGLFGDSGGKGILAYYTSFNPDSPNGNQRIGLAYSKDQGRTWEYSKERPIVIENPGKSGNEAGNWDFRDPKVIRDDENNRWVMVVSGGDHIRFYTSTNLLDWTLTDNWGYGDYVRGGVWECPDLFQLPVDGTSQKKWVMMISTGANPKTGGSDAEYFIGHLTADGKFVNDNPAGKVLRTDFGKEFYASMSFANMPDHRTVMMAWMTNWDYPFAFPTSNWKGELTIPREVSLVTTKDGIRMVQSPIKELESLRKPLYSASNKSVSPSSGNLLKGIISGAYEIEAEIEIPENSTVTEFGFNIREGANQKTVVGYQASDSRMFVDRTASGETDFSNLFSKKHEAPTQMENNRIKMRILVDESSVEAFGNDGKVVFSDVIFPDPASRAMSFYVKNGNVNVVSLKVHQLQSVWNADIPSKAQIKMDTSVRELGVGESDTLQAMVEYGPGLGVQPLKWNSTNNEVIAIDLVDNSHAVIKAKKEGESTVTVSTPNGKTSTSVLVKVSGGEFRTNLSGWTKDLSAASWLVSEYGIRGKYISDANYIAKEKAGNFTYEADMMLGETGGAGSILFRASEDGRSGYYLNLDHNMKAIRLFYKINGGFEERQVLAKVPTFIQPGQTYKVKIEANGPHIVVHVDSQKVIDIMDGTFAEGQFGLNVFGGSASYQNVNVSNGEPANITKSSLVNAATQKSIYTVNLVNGEPVALQDASAASTQKWVFVPTGDEAGSYSIRTTAGQTLDLDIGQNKLQLYHYLGYNNQRWVLHQNKDGSVHITSAHHQKALGVSEDGTELFLSELNPSLDRQKWILTK; translated from the coding sequence ATGAAAGATAAATCTAAATTCGCAATATGTCTTCTGATGGCAACGGGATTAACTCTGACTTCAAACAGTATTTTTACATCTACATCAGTTGCGGCTAGTGCTGTACTTGCTGATCAGGAAACAAATAAACAGGCAAAGGAGGAGCTTGATATTTTTGAAAGCGCATCCAAATCAAACACCAATCTGATAGGCTGGCAAGTGAAAGGAAAAGGTGGATTAGAGGATACTTCAGAAGGAATCTTGCTGACTTCGCAGCCTAAAGAAAATGTAATGGCCATCTCAGAGACAGTGTCAGGCGATTTTATCTATGAAGCTGATGTCATGATCAGGGATACGAAGGCAGACGCCACATTGTTGTTTCGTTCTAATGAAGATGGCCTTAGCTCGTACATGCTGCAAATCGTTCCGGACGCAGGTCTGATTCGGTTAAGAGATGCAAGAAATGGAGATGGGAGATTAAAGGAGGAGCGTAAAGTTTCTGTTGAAATGGGGCAAATCTATCATCTCAAAGTGAAGGCAGTGGGTTCCTCGCTAAAAGTATATTGGGGCAATCAATATAAACCATTAATTGATGTTCAAGACATTTCGTATCAAAGCGGAAAGCTTGGACTCCATGTATGGGATGGATCCGCCTTGTTTTCGAACATCGTGGTGAGCGATCTGAAAGGTAATTTGGGTACGGTGCTTTCTAGCAAGGGAAAATGGCAGCCTGATATCAACGGCAAAAGAGGGACGGTAGAGCAGGAGAGCAAAGCACAGCAAATCTATAATAAAGAGGCGGCTGATATGGTCTATGAAGGGAATATTACCCTTCGTCCTGATTCTATTGCAGCTCTCGCATTTCGATCTTCAACCGATGGAGCTGAAGGATATGAAGCTACTCTTACGAAGGAAGGAGATCAGGTCCGTGTAAGTTTGACGAATACAACAGGAACAGTAATTGCAAGTTCGCAACGTACTTATCCGAGTCAGACGGGAACCAAACATCATGTGGAAATCAAGGCAAAGGGAGACCGAATTCAGGTTTTCCTGGATGGGTACACTACGGCCGCGATTGACGTGAAAGATTCAACCTACAGGAGTGGAAGTACTGGAATCGTCGTAAAAAAAGGGACGGCTTACTTTCAGGATACTTATGTGACGGAACTGAGCCAATATTACAATGAGATATATCGTCCACAATATCATTACACGCCAATACGTGGTTCAGCGAGTGATCCGAATGGACTTGTCTACTTCGAAGGAGAATATCATCTCTTCCATCAGGATGGAGGAACATGGGCGCATGCGGTAAGTAAAGATATGCTGAACTGGAAACGACTTCCGATTGCACTTCCCTGGAATGATCACGGACATGTCTGGTCTGGGTCGGCTGTTGCGGATATGACAAATGCATCTGGTTTATTCGGAGATTCAGGAGGCAAAGGCATTCTTGCATACTACACTTCCTTTAATCCGGATAGCCCGAATGGGAACCAGCGTATAGGTCTGGCTTACAGTAAAGACCAAGGTCGTACTTGGGAGTATTCGAAGGAGCGCCCGATTGTGATCGAGAACCCAGGTAAGAGCGGAAATGAAGCTGGGAATTGGGATTTCCGCGATCCGAAAGTGATCCGTGATGATGAGAATAACCGCTGGGTTATGGTTGTGTCCGGAGGAGATCATATTCGTTTCTACACGTCAACGAATTTACTTGACTGGACATTGACGGATAATTGGGGATATGGGGATTACGTCCGCGGAGGAGTATGGGAATGCCCTGATTTGTTCCAGCTTCCGGTAGACGGAACGTCACAGAAGAAGTGGGTTATGATGATCAGTACAGGAGCGAATCCCAAAACAGGTGGATCAGATGCCGAGTATTTTATCGGTCATTTAACAGCTGATGGTAAATTCGTGAACGATAATCCGGCGGGTAAGGTGCTAAGAACAGATTTTGGTAAAGAATTTTACGCTTCGATGTCTTTCGCTAACATGCCTGATCATCGCACAGTGATGATGGCGTGGATGACGAATTGGGATTATCCGTTCGCTTTCCCAACGTCCAATTGGAAAGGTGAACTAACCATTCCGAGAGAAGTGTCATTGGTAACAACCAAAGATGGAATTCGGATGGTGCAAAGTCCAATCAAAGAATTGGAATCACTTCGTAAACCTTTGTATTCTGCTTCCAACAAGTCGGTGAGTCCTTCTTCCGGGAATCTGCTAAAAGGTATTATTTCAGGTGCTTACGAAATTGAAGCTGAAATTGAAATCCCTGAAAATAGCACAGTGACCGAGTTTGGATTTAACATTCGTGAGGGTGCAAATCAGAAGACGGTCGTGGGTTATCAGGCAAGTGATAGTCGTATGTTTGTGGACCGAACTGCATCCGGTGAAACGGATTTTTCTAACCTTTTCAGTAAGAAACATGAAGCGCCTACGCAAATGGAGAATAATCGGATCAAGATGCGTATTCTTGTGGATGAGTCTTCTGTTGAAGCCTTTGGTAACGACGGCAAAGTCGTCTTTTCAGATGTAATATTTCCGGATCCTGCTAGTAGAGCGATGAGTTTTTACGTGAAAAATGGGAATGTGAACGTTGTTTCCTTGAAAGTGCATCAACTTCAATCGGTCTGGAATGCGGACATTCCTTCAAAAGCTCAAATAAAAATGGATACGAGCGTTCGGGAACTGGGGGTAGGCGAGTCGGATACACTGCAGGCGATGGTCGAGTATGGCCCAGGTCTAGGCGTTCAACCACTGAAGTGGAATTCCACTAATAACGAAGTAATAGCCATAGATTTGGTAGACAATTCACACGCAGTTATTAAGGCAAAAAAAGAAGGGGAGTCCACAGTCACCGTATCTACTCCGAATGGCAAAACTTCCACTAGTGTACTCGTTAAAGTCTCAGGTGGCGAGTTCCGGACAAACCTGAGTGGATGGACTAAAGACCTGTCTGCTGCTTCATGGTTAGTTAGTGAATATGGGATTCGTGGTAAATATATTAGCGATGCGAATTATATTGCCAAAGAGAAGGCTGGGAATTTTACGTATGAAGCAGACATGATGCTCGGTGAAACAGGAGGGGCAGGTTCTATTTTGTTCAGGGCTAGCGAGGATGGGCGCAGTGGTTATTATCTGAATCTAGACCATAACATGAAGGCAATCCGTCTGTTCTACAAAATCAATGGAGGATTTGAAGAACGGCAGGTTCTTGCAAAAGTACCAACTTTCATTCAACCAGGTCAAACGTATAAGGTGAAAATAGAAGCGAATGGTCCGCATATTGTCGTTCACGTGGACAGTCAAAAAGTCATAGATATCATGGATGGTACTTTTGCAGAAGGCCAATTTGGACTGAATGTATTTGGCGGCTCCGCATCTTATCAGAACGTCAATGTGAGCAACGGTGAACCTGCAAACATCACCAAGTCCAGCCTTGTAAATGCCGCAACACAGAAATCCATTTATACAGTGAACCTTGTCAACGGGGAGCCCGTTGCCTTGCAGGATGCAAGTGCAGCTTCCACCCAGAAGTGGGTATTTGTTCCGACAGGCGACGAAGCAGGTTCGTATTCGATTCGTACTACGGCCGGTCAGACGCTTGATCTGGATATAGGGCAAAACAAACTTCAGCTATATCATTACTTAGGGTACAACAACCAGCGTTGGGTCCTTCACCAGAACAAAGACGGATCAGTTCATATTACTTCAGCTCATCATCAAAAAGCATTAGGAGTATCGGAAGATGGGACCGAACTCTTCCTAAGTGAACTGAATCCATCACTTGATCGACAAAAATGGATATTAACGAAATAA